In Delphinus delphis chromosome X, mDelDel1.2, whole genome shotgun sequence, the DNA window AGAAGCAGCCTAGGAAATGCCCCTGCGTTGGAGTCAGAACAAGTTTTACCTCTCAGCTCCAatacttacttgctgtgtgaccttgggtaaagttacttaacctctctgtaagGACAGGGAGGGTACTGGCATACATTGATTCTAAAGCACATTTCTTTTCGCATTTTAGCATCTTTAAAATCAAGATGCATATTGCCAGCAGCGGTGTGAAGGTTAAATTTGCAGCTTTTTATTCTTAATGGTATATGATGTCTTGGATTctaaaaatactgtattaatCTCTAACTTGTAGAGTCTCCTCAAGGATTAAATAGGATAAAGCAAGTAGAGGGCTTGGCATGCGGCAGGTGCTCAAGGACTCTTGCACTCCCATTGTTACTGGAACCGATACCTGGCTGGGTCCTGGGCCTCTGACTTCCCTCACCTGGCAGTTGGTACATGCATCGGGGCAGTCTGATGAGGTGAAGAAGTCTGGGAAAACCAGGCTGGCACGTTGCTGGCTGGTGTTGCAGCTTGTGATTGTCATCAGGCCCTAGAGCCTTTCTAGTAGCTTCctgccctccagccctgccccattAATACCATCTGCCTGATCTTACCTCTGCTGCTACAGAACTATGAAGGTAGGGAAATGGACTAGGTGGCTTCTTGAGCCATCATCCCAAACTCTCCCTGTCTCATCCCAAAGAACCTCCCCAGAATCTAACAAAGCTTGTCAGTTGAAGGGCTCTCCCAAGGCCATCAGAATCAGAGCCTGCGGGGCCTGAAGCCAAATCCACATTCCCCAAGGGCCCCCACATACCTCCACTTGGGATGCTGATACTTGCATGCCTTTGAAATTCAAGGACACCCACTCTACTCCTgcctggagggaaaaaaagaggaaacagacaccTGAGGATTAACAACCCTCAAACAACTCCCTGTACAGAAAAGTGGCTTATATTTCTTCCCCAGGGCTCCCTAGCCTTTCGTACTGTCTCCGGCAGGCAGGCTGGCTTTGGTTGCGGAGGCCTCATCGCATTCAGACTCCTCTGCTCCCCATCATGTCCCGTGGCACTCAGGGGTGCAGCTGCAGATTCCATGAGGCCACCTCTCTGAGGCACCCACCTTTAACTGTACCTAGAGGTTTTCTTCCTGTGCCCTGCTGGATCCCAGCAGTCCAGGGAACTCTTGGGACCACagtgaaaaaggaggaaagagcagGATGGACTGGACTGGCCTTTGTCTCTGGCCGTTTCTCGCACCTTGACAGCCTCCCAAGTGATTCTAAAATATGGAGTCTGAGTGAACTGTCACTTGACAGTGCGTGCCACCCAGGATTCTGAGCCATGGCCAGTGTGAAGCTAGGAATTAATAACTGTGAGCGATTATCATGGAAACTGAATTAATAACTGTGAGCGATTATCATGGAAACTGTCTCCAAGAAAAACGACTAGGTTTATACCATTCAAACTTGGGAAGATAAAATCAGGCTTagccaaaaagacaaaaaaaaaaaaaaaaaagacaagtgatcTACAGCAAATGGTAGGACTTGAAATCCTAAGAGCATCCTGGGGCCTGATTCTACACCTGCCTTGTTCCCTGTCCAAAGGCATGGGGtgcaggggggagggggcggaTCTCCATCAGGCCCATCAACCAACTCAGAATCTTGTGTCATCCTAGACCCTCCCCAACACCTCCTTGCCCTTATCGCTCCCCATTGTCAATTTGGCCTCTCTATGGGTCTCTGCTCGGCCCCCTCCTTGTGACCCGTCCAGACTGTCTTTCTCTCCTGCCACAGCCTCCTTCCTGCTCTTTCTACATTCAACAGCTCGCCCCCCAACCCAGCCCTGCTTCTAGACCCTGGAAGAACAGAAATCTTACCACATCGCCCTGCACAAAAACCaccaatgaaaaatgaaaatcgTTTTTAAAATCATATCTAATCTTATCATACACTAGATGATAACTTTAACATATTGGTTTAAGCGCCTTCATATTCTGAATtcatgtataaaaaatatataggccTCTTTAAACAAAAgtatttaggggacttccctggcggtcaagtggttaagactccacgcttctactgcaggggacacgggttcgatccctggtcagggaactaagatcccacaagccaggcagcacggccaaaaaaagaaaaagtatataattttataccctgatttttttcacttattaaacctccttcaaaaaaaatttaaaaaatcaatgaacaataattgcaaaatatttatcGTTGTTAAGATTGGATGGTGAGAACAATGGGGGggatattttattattctcatcATATTTGTGCATGTTGGAAACTGTGCATAATAAAACAAACCCTCAAAGGCCCTCCAGGGATCTCAGGATGAAGTCCAAAGTCCCCAGACCGACATTCAAGGCCCATGAGGAGCTGCCCCTACCCCATTTTTCCATCTCACCTGCTGGCACTCACCATGCTGCAGCCTCTCTTGGCACCCAGCTCTCCCCTGCAGCCCTCTTTGCCCGTGCATCTCCTTCTAGAAGAACAGTTCTCCCCTTCTGTCATGCCTAGAAAAGGTTTCATTATCCCTTGGAAACCAGATGCAAATGACTCCTCATCTGGGCCACCTTCCTGGACACGACCCTCCCTTCTGGGGGCCAGGTGAGCTTACATTGTGGTGTTTGTCCGCCTGGTAAAGAGCAAACACTCGATGTGTACGTGTTTGGGAGAGTCCAGAAAGTCTTGGTTAATAGAGCAGGTGCAACATTTACTTGAACTTAGGCAAGTAGGGTAATCTCTCTTGGCTTCTGCTTctgtctctgtaaaatgaggataatagcagTACTTATCTCACAAGGCTGGAGGAAGGATTCGGCGGTATTCTCTGTGGAAACAGTTTACCACAGTacctggcagagagagagagagagagagactgacttACAGACAGACTTCAATCAAATAATAAAGTAGATAATTAAGCAGcttgtcttagaggaaatgctcccAAGGCCTAGAGGAAAGGAACTGCCGTTTAGCTCTCGCTGGGAGCTAGAGAAAATTGTGGCAAATCGGTGATATCAAAGTCACTTCCTCTCTCGGGCCCAGGGGCGGTTCATACTTgaggggggtgggtgtgtgtgggggtcttCCAAGGTCAAGGCCCCAGGGCCCGGCCCAGTTTTCTGCTTCTCTTCAGAAGAACTGTGCAGGTCTGGGGCCCGGCCCTGGCCCGAAATCCGGGGGCTACAAAGGCATGGCATTTGCAGGAAAATCAGCCCCGTTGACGATCCCCAGTCTCTGAGGTCTCCAGTGAGCTCGGACCGCCCGGGGCGTTGATGCGGGGTGAGAATAGCTAAGCGGGCCCTGCGCAGTGCCGCCCGCCCCTCCGGGCGCCCGCGGCCTCATGCGTCAGCTGCgcgggcgggggccggggggaggggggcgccgCAAGGTGAGGGCCCCGCGCTGCCTTAAGACGCCGCGCGCCCCCGCCGCCGCTCAGAGCTCGCAGCGCGCCGCGCCGGCCGGACGGGCGGGCACGGGCGCCCCGCTCTCGCTGCTCCAGCCGCCCGGTGCCAGCTCGCGGCCGCCGGCGCCTCGAGAGGCCGCCCGGTCGAGCGCGCCGAGTCCCGAGGGACAGGCACGCAGCTCCCGCGGCGCGACGCCTTCGGCAGCAACAGGTAAGCGGCCCGGCTCCGCTCCCCGCGCCGCGGGCCCTGcgccccgcccggccccgcgCTCCGGCGCCCGGGACGCCCTGTCCGCCGCCACCCGACGGCGCCTGCGCTGCCCCGCACGGAGGCCCCCGGCGCAGCTCCTTCTCGCCTCCCCTCGGCCGGCCCCTCGCCCTCGCGTTTTCCCTCGCACTTTCCCTCGCGCCCACTCCCCCCCCATCTTCTCGATGTTTCCTCGTTCTTTCTCACATTTTCTGCTTCCCATCCTCTCTTTTCTTATCCTCTCTTTGATGATTTTTCTGTCTCCGTCTCTCCCagtctctcattctctttctgtctctctgtctcattGGCTCATTCATTGACTCTAGGTCTCTTTTCTCTggcattttctctgtttctctgtgtggcTGTCATTCTGTCTCttatctctttctgtctctctgtgtctctcgtttttttctctcattctctttctctctctgcctctcagtCTCTTGCGCTCTCTCTCCCCACAACCCCTGCCTCCTCCCCCGCTCTCCCCGAGCTCACCCGTCCCTACACCCGCCGCCGCCGATGCCGGTGGGCTTGGGAATGCAGGGAGGATCCCGAATGGCGCGGGGGGGTGGGCGGTCGCAGTAGGcatcctccctgcctccagccgcGGCTGCGCTGCTGAGAAACTGGGAGGTTTATCCGCCACAGCCCGCGGTGGCCAAGGTGGCAGCTGGTTTCCATGGTAAAATAAAGTCGACAGAGAGATAGAGATCAGAGACAGTGATCCAGCCAGAGAAAAACCGAGGTGAGGGATCGTCggagaaaaatggagagagacagagatgcacacacactcaaacacgCAAGGGAAGTGTTTAGCGAGAGCCCCCgggagagagtgagagacagagaaaccGACTCCCTTTAAGTGCACGCGCTGGAGAGAGTCTGAGCAACGCAGAGACAGAGATAATCAGGAGAGACAAGGAGTAGATTTTCAGAGACCCACTTAGAGACACAGACCGCGATAAAGAGAGAACTTAACGCATGGGGAGACAGAAGCCGCAGGGGGGAGACAGGGAGAAACACAGAGGGGAGAGGATCTGAGAAAGACAGAGCAAGAGCAACCAGAGACGGGAGACACGGAGAGAGAGAATCCGAGGGAGACATGGTAACAGGAGAGTTGGAGAGACATGGAGACGGTCAGAGACACATTCAGCGAGTGATATTGAACAGGTGCACTGGGAACCCACAGAGATTGTCAGGGAAATAGACtgtgagagagaaatggagagacgAGACAGCAACAGGGGAAGACGCAGAAGCGCACGCACTAGCGAGCGACAGAGACAGTGAGAGGCAGGGATACAGAGACGAGAGCGCATCAGAAAGAGACGGAGGGAGAGACAGGGACAAGACTGGGAGAAAGACGACGAGAGACAGAGACACGCACACACAGCTAAAGAGAAAGTGCGCTGGCGAAAGAGACTCAGAGAGAAACTGAGACGGAGAAGCCGACCGAGAGTGGAAGGGCGAGACGGGATCAACAGAAAGGAAGGTGAGAGGAGAACGACAGACtggcagagacagacagacagtgcGCACGTGCTAGCGAGGAACTGAGAAATAGGGACAGGCCACAGAGTGAGAGACAGGGGTGAGAGAGTCAGAGAAAACCggtaagatacacacacacacacacacacacacacacacacaacacacgaGGTACAGGAAAAGTGCGCTAGTGAGAGACactggagagaaagagacaaatcgACACATTAAACAGGCAGGGACGGAGCGCGCGCGCATGTGCTAGCAGGAGAGCTAGCGGAGAGACCTCCAGAGAGACCCAAACTTCGAGACCCCCAGATAGTGTGGGAGACGCGCAGAgaacgcgcgcgcgcgcgccagCGGAACAcaggggtgggggtcggggggacTCGGAGACccccagagggagaggcagagagacccAGAGTAAGAGAAGGATTCATAGAAACTGCCCGAACGCGGACTGGAGCCGCGCGAGGGCCCCGGGGCCGGGGTCCTGCAGCGCCGCTGCCCGGCGCGGAAGCGCCCCTCTTCCTCCCCGGCAGGGGGACTAACCCAGCCCCGCGTGTTTCTTTCGTCCCCAGCCTAGGCGGTGAGTGTGGTCCGTGCGCCCCTTCGCCGCCCGCCGGTGCCCGCTCCGCGCCTGCACCTGCCTcccgcccgcccccgccgccgccatGGCGTCCACCTGCACCAACAGCACGCGCGAAAACAACAGCAGCCACACGTGCGTGCCCCTCTCCAAAATGCCCATCAGCCTGGCGCACGGCATCATCCGCTCGAGCGTCCTGCTCATCTTCCTCACCGCCTCCTTCGTGGGCAACATAGTGCTGGCGCTCGTGCTGCAGCGCAAGCCGCAGCTGCTGCAGGTGACCAACCGCTTCATCTTTAACCTCCTCGTCACTGACCTGCTGCAGATTTCACTCGTGGCCCCCTGGGTGGTGGCCACCTCCGTGCCCTTTTTCTGGCCCCTCAACAGCCACTTCTGTACCGCCCTGGTTAGCCTCACTCACCTGTTCGCCTTTGCCAGTGTCAACACCATCGTCGTGGTGTCGGTGGATCGCTACCTGTCCATCATCCACCCTCTCTCCTACCCGGCCAAGATGACCCCACGCCGGGGTTACATGCTCCTCTACGGCACCTGGATCGTGGCCATCCTGCAGAGCACACCCCCACTCTATGGCTGGGGCCAGGCTGCCTTTGATGAGCGCAATGCCCTCTGCTCCATGATCTGGGGGGCCAGCCCCAGCTACACCATTCTCAGCGTCGTGTCCTTCGTCATCATCCCGCTGATCGTCATGATTGCCTGCTACTCTGTGGTGTTCGGTGCAGCCCGCCGGCAGCACGCTCTGCTCTACAACGTCAAGAGCCACAGCTTGGAGGTGCGAGCCAAGGACCACGTGGAGAATGAGGACGAAGAGGGAGACAAAAAGGTTGAGTTCCAGGGTGAGAGCGAGTTCCACTGCCAGGATGAAGGTGAGGTCAAGGCCAAGGAGGGCAGTGTGGAAGCCAAGGATGGCAGCAGGAAGGCCAAAGAAGGGAGCGTGGAGACCGGTGAGGGGAGCGTGGAGGCCAAGGGCAGTGAGGAGGTCAGAGAAAGCAGCTTGGTGGCCGGCGAAGGCAGCACCAAAATTCAGAGCAGCAAGAAGGCAGACAAGGGCCGCCTAGAGGTCACCCAGTGCAACATTGACCTGGGTGAAGATGACATGGAGTTTGGTGAGGATGACATCCATTTCAGCGAGGATGACATTGAGGCGGTGAACATCACAGAGAGTCTCCCAGTCAGTCATCGAAACAGCACCAGCGACCCCCCTCTGCCCAGGTGCTACCAGTGCAAAGCTGCTAAAGTGATCTTCCTCATCATCTTCTCCTACGTGCTGTCCCTGGGGCCCTACTGCTTTCTAGCGGTTCTGGCCGTGTGGGTGGATGTCCAAACCAAGGTACCCCAGTGGGTGATCACCATAATTATCTGGCTTTTCTTCCTGCAGTGCTGCATTCACCCCTACATCTATGGCTACATGCACAAGACCATCAAGAAGGAGATCCAGGATATGCTGAAGAAGTTCTTCTGCAAGGAGAAGCCCCCCAAAGAAGACAGCCACCCAGACCTGCCCGGAACCGAAGCCGGCACCGAGGGTGGAACTGAAGGCAAGATCATCCCTTCTCATGATTCTGCCACTTCGCCTTGAAGTTGGTTCTAAGGTAAACCTTGAACTGTCCACAGAACACACGAGCAGCTTTCTCTTAAATGGACCGTCCACAATCGCATTAATGCCAACCCATACCATTCCAGGCAAAGGTTCTGCACACACCCTCTCGCAACAAGGTAGATCAATATATGGAAGAGGTAGGAACTGGGGTCTTCCCTTAAAAATGTGCCCctgagagaatggacttgaggattctGACTGAAacttccccccccaaaaaagttatTAGGCTCTAAATTTCTTAAAGCAACAAGGGCTATCCATTTTGGACCCGTGCCTGGTCTTCTGTCTGTCTCCCCAGAGCTACCATGTGTCAACTTTTGCTCTGGGGGAAAAGGAAGATGATACTGGTGAACTTAAGGACTTCTGAGTTCATGGGCAAGGGCTACAGCCCATgttcaagggaaagaaaagcaatggAGCAAGTCATTCATGGAGCCCAGGAAGCATGACCTGACTGACTGATCAACATATGAGACAAATTCTAGACTGAAGGGCCCCCAGAATCTGGTGCAAAGGCTATTACGGAATCTAAGGGCACTGTGTAGTTAAAAACCAAGAAGGTTTCTAGATCCTCTAAAGGGATCCAGAAAAGTGGAAGAGGATAATAGGGCATGTTTGAAATGGAAAGCTAAGTCCAAGGGAGAAGATGGAGAAATCACACACATCCGTGGGGTTAAACAGTTgacttttttctataaaatccTGGGTTTGTACATGGGCTGAGACCAAAGTTGTCTCATGCAAGTGGAAAATTGTCATGTGACACTATTTTCTGTCTCCTATTTGAATAATAGTGGGACAGAAATCATGCCACCAGTTTCCAATTTTCCCTTTTGTGATCAAATTGAGATGCTCATAAGAATCCTCCAGATCTCCTCTGCCAGTCACTTGTGTGTTTGCTTTTCCAAATAGACCAAAAAGGCCTATTTGGAAACAGTATTTCCGGGGAAAGCAgtatttccaggaaaaaaaaaaaaagaaattcaactaGGCGTGGCCAGAGTCCTACAAAACTCACACTGCCAATCAAGAGTGATGTGCCCACTAGAAATCTCTTTTTTGTGTCCATGAGATCATAGACAAGACATATGATCTCCTCATGGGGTGAAAGTAAGGCAGGATAAACGTTTTCCTTCCTCCGGGCACACCCATGCATCTTTTCCACCTGTGGCTCTCTCTAAAGCCTTTAAGCTCTCCGCAGATGTGGGAGAGAAGTACAGTCAGAAATGACAGAATGGTTTCTCAATACCTGGCAAGCATCTGACCTATTCCAGACAATCGTAAATCAAAGCGTTCAGGTCAGACTTATCCTAATTATTGCTGTTGAAATATATCACTTTGGGAAAATCTTTACAATATCTAAATTATCCCTAGGGTCAATACAGAGGAAGAGTTTTCAAACCCCGAAATCACTTTGGGTGGGAATATACTTGTTTATTTCTGAGGGCACAGACCATATCGACATCACCAAATGACACGGAACCAAAAAATGGTCAAAACGGTATTTTTGATCCACCTGAAGATCAAATTAAAGCAACTCTATGGCCAGTCATGTGTTCGAGCAGAAATCCAATGTTAAtatgggtggagggagaggaaggagtatTTGATTGAAAAAAATGGTTAATCCGGTGGTTGTATACAAAGATGGCCATATTCAGAGTTTAGTCTCATTCTTCTGGGATGACCATGTCTGTATTAGAActcaaatttcattcatttaaaagccAAGCTCACTTATATTTTATCTCTTCCTCCTGACAGATTCCAACATGAGCATCTCAAGGGGGAGAGGTAAACAGCAGTGTATTGGGGCTGTGAATAAGGCTGCATGGGAATTTGGCATTGCCATGTTCAGAATTTAGGAAAGGAGCAGGGTAGACCCAAATAGCATTGAGCTGACCCATCAGTTCGCTATATCCACGAAAATCCTATTGATTTCAACCCCATTAATTTGGAACTTGTGGTTCAGACAAGACATGGGGGCTGAAGGTTACctttgcaaatcatttatttttctaccaaAGCATATAAAGTGAATTAATAGTCATAAATTTATGATACCAGTTTATTGCCAAACTCTTGTATCGACCTGTCCTCAAAGGATATCTGGGTGAAGAAATGGCCCGTGTGACCAGTCCTTCTATGCGGGGAGGGGTATTGCCTTGAAGATCTTTCATGGTCAAAGGAGTTCGAGGTTGCTGTAGCGTGTCCTCTGAGTAGAAATGCTTACCTGGGTAGGAAACAGGATTTCAGACATAAGTGTCtccaaatattttgttgaaactgaacttcttgttttatttttaaagctcagCCCCTTCAAAGTGTATCAGAAAATTGTTTGCCAAAATCCCAAATCAAAGTGGAAGCAGAACCTGTCCGAGTGTGGTAAGTTCGTGTAATGGCACACACGACGTCCTCCAGGGCACCAAGGCTCACCGATTTCCTTTTGCAAGTTCTTCTTTGCCCTATTTTAGTCATCGTTCATTCTCATAGCAAATTGGCTTTTTCAAAGGTGAAAACCTTTCGAAAATAGGGAACTGGAAAAGAGGACCTTTGAATTCAGAGCATTCCGCTTTGCTGACATGTCCTTCTTAATGAACAATAGGGCCTCTAGTTAGCTTGGAGATAGCAACTGCCTCAAGTTTTATGCTGTTTTGAATACAACACTATCAACTTAATGAGGTTTTACTGCACATACTGTTTTGTCATTTGGAAATCTGAAAGCACACACGAAAGTCATCATTAGCCTCACAGATCCTCATGTGCAATAGCTTTCcctaaatgttttttgttttttttttttccctaaatgtttttaaaggaggTATTCTTTTGCCAAGGCCACTTCATATGCGCAGTAAAAATC includes these proteins:
- the GPR101 gene encoding probable G-protein coupled receptor 101, which encodes MASTCTNSTRENNSSHTCVPLSKMPISLAHGIIRSSVLLIFLTASFVGNIVLALVLQRKPQLLQVTNRFIFNLLVTDLLQISLVAPWVVATSVPFFWPLNSHFCTALVSLTHLFAFASVNTIVVVSVDRYLSIIHPLSYPAKMTPRRGYMLLYGTWIVAILQSTPPLYGWGQAAFDERNALCSMIWGASPSYTILSVVSFVIIPLIVMIACYSVVFGAARRQHALLYNVKSHSLEVRAKDHVENEDEEGDKKVEFQGESEFHCQDEGEVKAKEGSVEAKDGSRKAKEGSVETGEGSVEAKGSEEVRESSLVAGEGSTKIQSSKKADKGRLEVTQCNIDLGEDDMEFGEDDIHFSEDDIEAVNITESLPVSHRNSTSDPPLPRCYQCKAAKVIFLIIFSYVLSLGPYCFLAVLAVWVDVQTKVPQWVITIIIWLFFLQCCIHPYIYGYMHKTIKKEIQDMLKKFFCKEKPPKEDSHPDLPGTEAGTEGGTEGKIIPSHDSATSP